The following are encoded in a window of Arthrobacter woluwensis genomic DNA:
- a CDS encoding sensor histidine kinase produces the protein MGIGPAPHGHSVAGGGAGASALDAARNPAQGTQVILRVLRVSLHLGFAALLLLGVVRYSLTLGSATLGSGGPAPAWSPAVVYPVAALLAAVYLGGTAAEKRHALGASRLDPAPYARWWLAVVVVLWLVLLVFSADFAWLAFPLFFLELHLLPRGVGLLAVVCTTAALVVALFLHAAPGSSNGALVIGPGFGAAFAVVTALSYQALYREAEEQRRVAAALRAARSELAASQREAGVLSERARLAREIHDTLAQGLSSIVLMSRAAGRSLDAEELGAARERLAVVEETASSALEQAREFVRSPGASANAALPELLASLCADTERQARAAGSGLSVAFRLSGEPRDIPVELSQALLRASQASLANVLRHARADHAVLTLGFLEQELTLDVFDDGVGFRPEAPALGDGVGLGLLTSRVEALGGSLVLESAPGEGTVVAIRVPSGPAPGVVLDAPADHAPTDTEVLP, from the coding sequence ATGGGAATCGGGCCCGCACCTCACGGCCACTCCGTCGCCGGTGGCGGCGCGGGTGCGAGTGCCCTGGACGCTGCCCGGAACCCGGCTCAGGGGACCCAGGTCATCCTGCGGGTTCTGCGGGTGAGCCTGCATCTCGGGTTCGCCGCACTCCTGCTGCTGGGTGTGGTCCGCTACTCCCTGACGCTCGGGTCCGCGACGCTGGGGTCAGGTGGCCCGGCGCCCGCCTGGAGTCCCGCGGTGGTCTACCCGGTGGCGGCGTTGCTCGCGGCGGTCTATCTGGGAGGCACCGCAGCCGAGAAACGTCACGCCCTCGGCGCCAGCCGGCTCGATCCCGCGCCGTACGCGCGGTGGTGGCTCGCCGTCGTGGTGGTGCTGTGGCTGGTGCTGCTGGTGTTCTCGGCGGATTTCGCGTGGCTCGCGTTCCCTCTCTTCTTCCTGGAGCTGCACCTGCTGCCACGAGGGGTGGGGCTGCTGGCGGTCGTCTGCACGACGGCGGCGCTGGTCGTGGCGCTGTTCTTGCACGCCGCGCCGGGCTCCTCGAACGGCGCGCTCGTGATCGGCCCGGGCTTCGGCGCCGCGTTCGCCGTCGTCACGGCGCTCAGTTATCAGGCCCTGTACCGGGAGGCGGAGGAGCAGCGTCGCGTCGCGGCGGCTCTGCGTGCGGCCCGTTCGGAGCTGGCCGCGAGTCAGCGCGAGGCCGGGGTGCTGTCCGAACGGGCGCGCCTCGCCCGCGAGATCCACGACACCCTGGCGCAGGGTCTCTCCTCGATCGTGCTGATGAGCCGAGCGGCCGGCAGGTCTCTGGACGCCGAGGAGCTGGGCGCGGCCCGCGAGCGGCTGGCCGTGGTGGAGGAGACGGCGTCGTCGGCCCTGGAGCAGGCACGGGAGTTCGTGCGCTCGCCCGGCGCCTCCGCGAATGCCGCGCTGCCCGAACTGCTCGCTTCGCTCTGCGCCGACACCGAACGGCAGGCCCGGGCCGCCGGCAGTGGCTTGTCCGTGGCGTTCCGGCTCAGCGGGGAGCCCCGCGACATCCCTGTGGAGCTGTCTCAGGCGTTGCTCCGGGCTTCTCAGGCGTCGCTCGCGAATGTCCTCCGCCATGCCCGGGCGGACCATGCGGTGCTCACGCTCGGCTTCCTGGAACAGGAACTGACTTTGGATGTGTTCGACGACGGCGTCGGTTTCCGTCCCGAAGCCCCTGCGTTGGGCGACGGGGTGGGGCTGGGTCTGCTCACGTCCCGCGTCGAGGCGCTGGGCGGGAGCCTGGTGCTGGAGTCGGCTCCCGGCGAGGGGACCGTGGTGGCGATCAGGGTCCCCTCGGGCCCTGCGCCCGGCGTGGTCCTCGACGCACCGGCTGACCACGCACCGACTGACACGGAGGTACTGCCATGA
- the pta gene encoding phosphate acetyltransferase — translation MFTGIYVTATSTGSGKSVVALGLAEALYRRAGRIGYFRPVVPGDTPDHDPMVELIRTRYHLDPAVCRAGLTLKEARRLVAEGRREEISTRCVQVFSEVSALCDVVIVEGSDLSGADSAVEFDLNAQLAKDLGCPVVAVVSGKDLKSEEIADAVDVVRAELSAVHADLLMVMVNRADPDHVDEVRAAIRPGDLKRPVYVLEERPEMARPTTGEISAALGLQLLAGTADMEREVAGVKVAAMSLGNFIGALEPGDLVIAPGDRADILAGVLASTQSPDFPVPSGVVLSGGLMPDPHILPLLAGAPFPFFAHPEDTYHTATAVSGVRSEISTGNSRKVASALGEWSRQVDEDEIFERFNLSRPASMTPLRFLHELIGRAQADRRHVVLPEGTDLRILRAAEILRRRDVCELTILGNEAAVRELAAAHGVSLDGITLVDPATSELRQRFAEEYARLRAHKGVDLAKALETMLDVSYFGTMMVQLGIVDGMVSGAAHTTAHTIRPALEFVKTRPGVAIVSSVFLMLMQDRVLAYGDCAVNPEPTAEQLADIALASAETARQFGVDPRVAMLSYSTGGSGTGATVDKVRAATELVRERKPDLAVEGPIQYDAAVDAAIAAAKLPGSDVAGQATVFIFPDLNTGNNTYKAVQQSSGAVAVGPVLQGLNKPVNDLSRGCTVEDIVNTVAITAVQAQSVAAPSPAASQEN, via the coding sequence ATGTTCACAGGAATCTACGTCACCGCCACCTCCACGGGATCGGGCAAATCCGTGGTGGCCCTCGGCCTGGCCGAGGCCCTCTACCGCCGGGCGGGACGGATCGGGTACTTCCGGCCCGTGGTCCCCGGCGACACCCCGGACCACGACCCCATGGTCGAGCTGATCCGCACGCGTTACCACCTGGATCCCGCCGTGTGCCGTGCCGGTCTCACGCTCAAGGAGGCCCGCCGCCTGGTGGCCGAGGGACGCCGCGAGGAGATCAGCACCCGCTGCGTGCAGGTCTTCAGCGAAGTGTCCGCCCTGTGCGATGTGGTGATCGTGGAAGGTTCCGACCTCTCCGGCGCCGATTCCGCCGTCGAGTTCGACCTCAACGCCCAGCTGGCGAAGGACCTCGGCTGTCCCGTCGTGGCCGTGGTGAGCGGCAAGGACCTCAAGTCGGAGGAGATCGCGGACGCGGTGGACGTGGTCCGCGCCGAGCTCTCCGCCGTGCATGCCGACCTCCTCATGGTGATGGTCAACCGCGCGGATCCGGACCACGTGGACGAGGTGCGGGCCGCTATCCGTCCCGGTGACCTGAAGCGCCCCGTCTACGTCCTGGAGGAACGGCCCGAGATGGCCCGTCCCACCACCGGCGAGATCTCCGCGGCCCTGGGCCTCCAACTGCTCGCGGGCACCGCGGACATGGAGCGTGAAGTGGCCGGGGTCAAGGTGGCCGCCATGAGCCTCGGCAACTTCATCGGCGCCCTGGAGCCCGGCGATCTGGTGATCGCCCCCGGAGACCGGGCCGACATCCTGGCCGGCGTGCTCGCCTCCACGCAATCGCCCGACTTCCCGGTGCCGTCCGGCGTCGTCCTCAGCGGCGGCCTCATGCCGGACCCGCACATCCTGCCGCTGCTGGCAGGCGCCCCGTTCCCGTTCTTCGCCCACCCCGAGGACACGTATCACACGGCCACGGCCGTCTCCGGGGTGCGCAGCGAAATCTCGACGGGCAACAGTCGCAAGGTGGCGTCGGCCCTGGGCGAGTGGTCCCGCCAGGTGGACGAGGACGAGATCTTCGAACGCTTCAACCTGAGCCGACCGGCGTCGATGACCCCCCTGCGGTTCCTCCACGAACTGATCGGCCGCGCCCAGGCGGACCGCCGCCACGTGGTGCTGCCCGAGGGCACGGACCTCAGGATCCTGCGGGCCGCCGAGATCCTGCGCCGCCGCGACGTCTGCGAGCTGACCATCCTCGGCAATGAGGCCGCGGTCCGGGAACTGGCCGCCGCACACGGCGTCTCCCTGGACGGCATCACCCTGGTGGACCCGGCCACGAGCGAACTGCGCCAGCGGTTCGCCGAGGAGTACGCCCGGCTCCGCGCCCACAAGGGCGTCGATCTCGCCAAGGCCCTCGAGACCATGCTCGACGTCAGCTACTTCGGCACCATGATGGTGCAGCTGGGCATCGTGGACGGCATGGTCTCCGGCGCCGCGCACACCACCGCCCACACCATCCGTCCCGCGCTGGAGTTCGTGAAGACCCGGCCGGGCGTGGCGATCGTGTCCTCCGTGTTCCTCATGCTCATGCAGGACCGCGTGCTCGCCTATGGAGACTGCGCTGTGAACCCGGAGCCCACGGCCGAACAGCTCGCGGACATCGCGCTGGCCTCGGCCGAGACGGCCCGGCAGTTCGGGGTGGACCCGCGCGTGGCGATGCTCAGCTACTCCACCGGCGGCTCCGGTACCGGCGCGACCGTGGACAAGGTGCGGGCCGCGACGGAACTGGTGCGGGAGCGCAAGCCTGACCTCGCCGTCGAAGGCCCCATCCAGTACGACGCCGCCGTGGACGCCGCGATCGCCGCGGCCAAGCTGCCGGGATCGGACGTGGCCGGTCAGGCGACCGTGTTCATCTTCCCGGACCTCAACACCGGAAACAACACGTACAAGGCCGTGCAGCAGTCCTCCGGCGCGGTCGCCGTCGGGCCGGTGCTGCAGGGCCTGAACAAGCCCGTCAACGACCTCTCGCGGGGCTGCACGGTGGAGGACATCGTCAACACCGTGGCCATCACCGCCGTCCAGGCCCAGAGCGTCGCCGCGCCGTCGCCCGCCGCATCCCAGGAGAACTGA
- a CDS encoding ABC transporter permease produces the protein MFLALRDLRFSKGRFALMGGVVALITVLLVMLSGLTAGLAHQSTSAIGALPAGRVVFGAPQGTAAKASYADSEVTPEQAAAWSRDAGVTAVPLGISQGKLRTGTAASTPDGGRTTNAAFFGSDGVGGTALAPVTPGKGEIVLSESLASALNLSDGGVLNSNGTDLRVKAVVPDQWYSHLAVAWVGLGDWQQMNRGREATVLVAPGADATAADRADSRNGTVSAERTASFQALESFKSENGSLLLIQGFLYGISALVVGAFLSIWTVQRTRDIAVLKALGATQGYVFKDALAQALIVLLSGTVLGAVIGGLGGWFAGQAAPFVLGPLTIAGPVVGIVLLGLAGSALAVRKVTRVDPLLALGGS, from the coding sequence ATGTTCCTCGCCCTCCGCGACCTTCGCTTCAGCAAGGGCCGTTTCGCCCTCATGGGCGGAGTGGTCGCGCTCATCACCGTCCTGCTCGTCATGCTCTCCGGCCTCACCGCCGGCCTGGCGCACCAGTCCACCTCCGCGATCGGCGCCCTGCCCGCCGGCCGCGTGGTCTTCGGGGCGCCGCAGGGCACCGCGGCGAAGGCGAGCTACGCGGATTCCGAGGTCACCCCCGAGCAGGCCGCGGCCTGGTCCCGGGACGCCGGCGTCACGGCCGTCCCGCTCGGCATCTCGCAGGGCAAACTGCGGACCGGCACGGCGGCGTCCACCCCCGACGGCGGCCGCACCACCAACGCGGCGTTCTTCGGATCGGACGGCGTCGGCGGCACTGCCCTGGCACCCGTGACGCCCGGCAAGGGCGAGATCGTGCTCAGCGAGTCCCTCGCCTCGGCGCTGAACCTGTCCGACGGCGGCGTCCTGAACAGCAACGGCACGGATCTCAGGGTGAAGGCCGTCGTCCCGGACCAGTGGTACTCGCATCTCGCCGTCGCCTGGGTGGGCCTGGGCGACTGGCAGCAGATGAACCGGGGCCGCGAGGCCACCGTCCTGGTGGCGCCCGGCGCGGACGCCACGGCCGCGGATCGCGCGGACAGCCGGAACGGCACCGTCAGCGCGGAGCGCACCGCGAGCTTCCAGGCGCTCGAGTCCTTCAAGAGCGAGAACGGCTCGCTGCTCCTCATCCAGGGGTTCCTCTATGGCATCTCCGCCCTGGTGGTCGGCGCGTTCCTGAGCATCTGGACCGTGCAGCGCACCCGGGACATCGCCGTCCTCAAGGCCCTCGGCGCGACGCAGGGCTACGTCTTCAAGGACGCCCTCGCGCAGGCCCTGATCGTGCTGCTGAGCGGCACCGTCCTGGGCGCCGTGATCGGCGGGCTGGGCGGCTGGTTCGCCGGGCAGGCCGCGCCGTTCGTCCTGGGGCCGCTGACCATCGCCGGTCCCGTGGTCGGCATCGTGCTGCTGGGCCTCGCGGGATCCGCCCTCGCCGTCCGCAAGGTCACCCGCGTGGATCCGCTGCTCGCACTCGGCGGCAGCTGA
- a CDS encoding acetate/propionate family kinase → MLILVINSGSSSLKYQVRDVDAGEVLLEGLVERIGQPDGDAPAAVPDHGAALEIVAARLHEVLGDRQVDAVGHRVVHGGERFAEPVLINNEVTRAIERLNPLAPLHNPAAVLGIRAITEKWPQLPQVAVFDTAYHRTLPEKAWRYAVPDWLYTRHGIRRYGFHGTSHQYVAARAAALLGEAPDEFNGVILHLGNGASATAVKGGASVDTSMGFTPLEGLVMGTRSGDIDPSILVFLGRQGLDADALDDLLNRESGLLGLGGSNDMRTLVDAAEAVGNDDGTSSGADPLRARRALEVAAYRLAKYVGAYHVAVGGAQAIVFTAGIGENSSPFRALVCEQLGALGVELDPELNAVRSKEPRFISTEASRIPVLVIPTNEEQAIAEATAEVVAG, encoded by the coding sequence ATGCTCATCCTCGTCATCAACTCCGGCTCCTCATCCCTGAAGTACCAGGTGCGCGACGTCGACGCGGGGGAGGTGCTGCTGGAGGGCCTCGTGGAGCGGATCGGGCAGCCCGACGGCGACGCCCCGGCCGCGGTCCCGGACCATGGCGCGGCCCTGGAGATCGTGGCGGCCCGCCTGCACGAGGTCCTGGGCGACCGGCAGGTGGACGCCGTCGGACACCGTGTGGTGCACGGCGGCGAGCGGTTCGCCGAGCCGGTCCTGATCAACAACGAGGTCACGCGGGCCATCGAGCGGCTCAACCCGCTGGCCCCGCTGCACAATCCCGCCGCCGTGCTCGGCATCCGTGCCATCACCGAGAAGTGGCCGCAGCTGCCGCAGGTGGCCGTGTTCGACACCGCCTACCACCGCACCCTGCCGGAGAAGGCCTGGCGCTACGCTGTGCCGGACTGGCTCTACACGCGCCACGGCATCCGCCGCTACGGCTTCCACGGCACGAGCCACCAGTACGTCGCGGCCCGTGCGGCCGCGCTGCTGGGCGAGGCGCCGGACGAGTTCAACGGCGTCATCCTGCACCTTGGCAACGGAGCCTCCGCGACGGCGGTCAAGGGCGGGGCCTCGGTGGACACGTCCATGGGCTTCACCCCGCTCGAAGGCCTCGTGATGGGCACCCGTTCCGGCGACATCGACCCCTCCATCCTCGTGTTCCTCGGACGCCAGGGCCTGGACGCGGACGCGCTGGACGATCTCCTCAACCGCGAATCGGGGCTCCTGGGCCTGGGCGGCTCGAACGACATGCGGACGCTGGTGGACGCCGCCGAAGCCGTGGGCAACGACGACGGGACCTCCTCCGGTGCCGACCCCCTGCGCGCGCGGCGGGCGCTCGAGGTGGCCGCCTACCGTCTGGCGAAGTACGTGGGCGCGTACCACGTGGCCGTTGGCGGGGCGCAGGCGATCGTGTTCACGGCCGGGATCGGGGAGAACTCCTCGCCGTTCCGCGCGCTGGTCTGTGAGCAGCTCGGGGCCCTGGGGGTCGAGCTCGACCCGGAGCTCAACGCCGTGCGCTCCAAGGAGCCGCGGTTCATCTCCACTGAGGCGTCGCGGATCCCGGTGCTCGTGATCCCCACGAACGAGGAGCAGGCGATCGCCGAGGCCACGGCGGAGGTCGTCGCGGGCTGA
- a CDS encoding ABC transporter ATP-binding protein has product MNTPALQLESVTVDYPDGAGTITALDQASLTVRQGEFLALTGPSGSGKSTLLAVAATLVKPTAGRILVDGREVQALGRKEQAALRREKLGIIFQQPNLLPSLTAVEQLLVTQHVRGFGGKAARATAERRARRLLAAVGLEGQEDKRPHQLSGGQRQRVNIARALMGEPSVLLVDEPTAALDEERSRAVVELLARITHEFGTATVMVTHDLEFVELCDREAHMRDGKLSEAALV; this is encoded by the coding sequence ATGAACACGCCCGCACTGCAGCTCGAATCCGTCACCGTCGACTACCCCGACGGCGCCGGCACCATCACCGCCCTCGACCAGGCATCGCTCACCGTGCGTCAGGGGGAATTCCTCGCTCTGACCGGCCCGTCCGGCTCCGGGAAGTCCACCCTGCTGGCTGTCGCCGCCACACTCGTGAAGCCGACGGCCGGGCGGATCCTGGTGGACGGCCGCGAAGTCCAGGCGCTGGGCCGGAAGGAGCAGGCGGCCCTGCGACGCGAGAAGCTGGGCATCATCTTCCAGCAGCCGAATCTGCTGCCGTCGCTGACCGCCGTCGAACAGCTGCTCGTGACGCAGCATGTCCGCGGCTTCGGAGGGAAGGCCGCCCGCGCGACGGCGGAGCGGCGGGCGCGCCGGCTGCTCGCCGCCGTCGGGCTGGAAGGGCAGGAGGACAAGCGTCCGCATCAGCTGTCCGGCGGGCAGCGGCAGCGGGTGAACATCGCCCGGGCACTCATGGGCGAGCCGAGCGTGCTCCTGGTGGACGAGCCGACGGCGGCGCTGGACGAGGAGCGCAGCCGCGCCGTGGTCGAGCTGCTGGCCCGGATCACGCACGAGTTCGGCACCGCGACGGTCATGGTCACGCACGATCTGGAGTTCGTCGAGCTCTGCGACCGCGAGGCCCACATGCGCGACGGGAAGCTCAGCGAAGCCGCCTTGGTCTGA